GGAAGCGGCACTCCCGCGCCAGTTCCTCGATCTCGGCGAAGGTCTGGCCCACGCCCGTCCCGGCGTCGAAGAGCCCGACGCCGCGCAGCCCGGGGGTGTCGATGAGGACTCCCCCGTCCGGCAGGGGGAGCAGATTGCGGGTCGTGGTGGTGTGCCGCCCCTTGCCGTCGACCTCGCGGGCGGCGCCGACCGTCATCGCCTCCGCCCCCACGAGGGCGTTGGCGAGCGTGGACTTGCCCGCGCCGGAGACCCCGAGCAGGACCGCCGTCCCGTCGCCGATCACGGCCCGGACGGCCGCCACGCCGTCACCGGTCAGTGAGCTGACGGGCAGCACCGCGGCGCCGGGCGCGACGGTCTCCACGTCCTGGACGAGCTGGGCGAGCTGGGCGGCGTCGGGCACCAGGTCCGCCTTGGTGAGCACCACCACGGGCCGGGCGCCGCTCTCCCAGGCCAGGGCGAGGAAGCGCTCGATCCGCCCGAGGTCCGGCTCGACGGCGAGCGAGACCGCGACGATCGCGTGGTCGACATTGGCGGCGAGGATCTGCGCCTCGGAGCGCCTGGAGGACGTCGAGCGGACGAACGCGGTGCGGCGCGGCAGCAGCGTCCGCACATACCGGGGGTCGCCGCCGACGGGGTCGACCGCGGCCCAGTCCCCGGTGCACACGACCTTCATCGGGTCATGGGGCACCACGAACTCGGTGTCGGCGCGCACGGTGCCCTCGGGGGCGACCAGATCGCAGTGACCGCGATCGACCCGGACCACCCGCCCGGGCACCAGGCCCTGGGCGGCGTACGGGGCGAAGGCGGCGGCCCAGTCGTCGTCCCAGCCGTAGGGGGCGAGAGCGGACCGGACGTCAAAGGAAGCGGAGGAGGGAGAAGAGGGAGAAGAGGACGGGTTCAGCGGAGTGCTGGACACGATGAGGGACCCCTTACGAAGGGTGAAGGGTGGCCCCGGCGGGCGCGCTCGGCGCGCGGAAGTGGAGAGGTATCAGCCGGAGACCACGGGGGTGGAGTGGATGATCGTCTGAACGCGGGCAGCGCTCGTCACCGTGACAGTCATCGGTCAACACCTCCCTGATCGCACTCGGCCGGCCGCGCGCGGCGGTCGCCGCGCGGGAACAGCAGGACTTTAACTCCGGGCGGGGCGGGACGCCAAAGGGTTTTTTCCGCACCGGTCCGGCGCTCGCCCGGTACCGGTCCGGCGCTCGCTCCAGCGTCGGCCCTCCCGTCCGGACCGG
The nucleotide sequence above comes from Streptomyces clavuligerus. Encoded proteins:
- the rsgA gene encoding ribosome small subunit-dependent GTPase A, whose protein sequence is MNPSSSPSSPSSASFDVRSALAPYGWDDDWAAAFAPYAAQGLVPGRVVRVDRGHCDLVAPEGTVRADTEFVVPHDPMKVVCTGDWAAVDPVGGDPRYVRTLLPRRTAFVRSTSSRRSEAQILAANVDHAIVAVSLAVEPDLGRIERFLALAWESGARPVVVLTKADLVPDAAQLAQLVQDVETVAPGAAVLPVSSLTGDGVAAVRAVIGDGTAVLLGVSGAGKSTLANALVGAEAMTVGAAREVDGKGRHTTTTRNLLPLPDGGVLIDTPGLRGVGLFDAGTGVGQTFAEIEELARECRFHDCGHHTEPGCAVAAAVEDGSLPVRRLESYRKLLRENQYMVAKTDARVRSELRREWRRKGEQGRAAAALKRGRF